Genomic window (Prosthecobacter fusiformis):
TCCCGTGGGGGGCATTCCCGACCCGCATCTGCATGTCCACTGCTTCACTTTCAATGCCACTTTTGACGGGGTTGAGCAGCGATGGAAAGCCGCCCAATTTGGCGACATCAAAAAGGAGGCTCCTTACAGTGAGGCTGCCTTTCATGCCAGACTAACGGCGAAACTCGCGGACATCGGCTATGGCATCCGCCGGACCAAGGCAGGCTGGGAAATCGAAGGCATCCCTCAATCTGTCATTGATAAGTTCTCACGCCGGACGGCTCAGATTGAGCAGTTTGCGGAAGAAAAAGGCATCAAAGATGCCAAATCGAAGGATGGACTCGGGGCGGCAACACGCGAGGGCAAACGGCATGGCATGACCTATACCGACCTGCTTGCCGCCTGGGGAGTGCGACTGACGGAGGCGGAAAAGGTCATCATCTCCAAGGTGCGTTTCGACCGGGATGGAAACCGCCCTGCGGAGAAAATCACGGCTTCCTTGGCGGTTGATTATGCCACTGAGAAGATGTTTGCCAGGAACTCGGTGGTCGAGCAAAGACGGCTGGTTGCTGAGGCGCTCCGCTATGGGGTGGGGCAAATTACACCGGAGCAGGTCTGGCGGGAATTGTCCCGCCGGGAAATGGTCGTGGGCAAGGTGAAGGACACGGTTCTCTGTACCTCTTTAGACGTGCTGGCTGAGGAGGTGGCTTTGATCAACTTTGTCCGGTCTGGTCGGGGCATGTGCGCAGCCATCAACAAAGGCGGCATCCATTTTGGGAATGAGAAGCTGTCGGCTGAGCAGAAAGGGGCCGTCCGCCACATCTTGGGCTCAACGGATCAAGTCATTGCCATCAGGGGTGGAGCTGGGGTTGGCAAGACCACACTCATGAAGGAAGCGGCGGAGCAGATAGAGGCAAGCGGTCGCCGTGTGTTTGCTTTTGCTCCCTCGGCGGTCGCATCACGCGAGACGCTGCAAGAGTCTGGCTTTGTCGGAGCCAATACGGTCGCGCATTTGCTGTTGAACAAAAACCTGCAACGTCAGACCCGGGGGCAGGTCATCTGGATTGATGAGGCGGGTTTGCTGGGTGCCCGTGAGATGTGGGAGCTGATGCAGGTTGCCGGAAGCTCCACCAGGATCATCCTGACCGGCGATAGTGGGCAGCATGCTCCCGTGGCTCGTGGGGATGCTTTTCGGCTCCTGCAAAAATATGCTGGGCTGAAAATTGCCGAGGTAACCGAAATTCGTCGCCAGGAAGGCGAGGTCTATAAAAAGGCGGTGGCGGCATTGAGCCGGGGAGATTTGCCAAATGCCTTCATGAGCCTGGACAAGCTTGGAGCCATCATTGAGGTGGCAGATGATGGTGAACGATACCGGGCGCTGGCAGCGGATTACATGGAATTGAGCCGCAAAGGCAGCCCGCCGCTGGTGGTTTCTCCCACGCATGGCGAAAGTGCCAAGGTTACAGAAGCGATCCGAGAAGCGAAGCGCGGTGCAGGAAAGCTGGGGGATGAGCGCAGCTACATCCGGCTGCATAATTTGCAGTGGGAGAGTGCGGATAAAAAGCGGCTGGAAAATTACCGCGAGGGGCAGGTCATTCAGTTCCATCAAAACGCGCAGGGCATCCGGCGTGGGGAGATTTTTTCTGTTACAGGACGTGCCGAAAACGGTATTACCTTGGTAAGGTCTTCAACGGGTCGTGAAATGCCGCTGCCGATTAAATTCGCGGAGCGATTTCAGGTCTTTGAGGAACGGGAAATCCGAGTCGGCAAAGGTGAGCAAATCCGAATCACACGAAATGGAAAAAGCGCCAATGATCGCAGGCTTAATAATGGCAATGTTTTCACGGTCGAGAAGATCAAAAAGAACGGCGACATCGTGCTTTCAAACGGCGCTGAATTGGACCGCAATCACGGACACTTCACCTATGGTTACTGCCAGACTTCGCATTCTTCACAGAGCAAAAGCGTTCGCGACGTTTTGGTTGCACAAAGCGAGGATTCATTCGTTGCCAGTTCGAGGGAGCAGTTTTATGTTTCCGTCAGCCGTGGCAAAGAGAGCATCAGGATCTACACAGACAGCCGCCTTGGACTGCAAGAGGCGGTCGGCAATACAGCGACCCGCCAATCGGCGCTGGAGCTGGCAGGGATAAGCAAACGCGATATTTCCTCTATGAATTCTGACCTCCCTAACAAGCAGTGGCGTGAGGTCGTCCAGAGTCGCAAGGCAGAGGGGGAGGCTCGCAGCCATGTGAAAAACCTTCTGGATGCACGTAAGCAAGATGTGTCGAAGAAAGATGCCGATATGAGCTGGCGGCAATATGTCGAGATGCGGCGCGGGCTGGTCAGTGCAGACGGGCGGAGCCGCTCCAAAGGTCATCCGCAAGGGACCGAGAAAAAGAGCGTCAACCTCGCCAACAAGAGGCGGAGTTTTCTCCGACCGACTGAGCAAAAAACCTCGACCAAAGAGAAAATGCAGGCTGGAAGGGAGACCAATAAAAAATCTCCAGAGGTTGAAAAGAAGCCAGCGCCTAAAGCTGAAAAGGGCGAGGCAAAGCAGGCGACCAATCCCCGCCAGAACCGGTTTGTGAATGCTTACAAATCGGCTGTTTCCCACTTCAAGGAAAAGACGGGCTGGGATAAGGCTGCGGCTCCGGCCAAAAGCGCCAACGACAACCAACAAAAGAAGGCTGCGCCAGCGCCGACAAAAACGGCGGCGCAGGGTTTGGCAAAGCCGGTGCAGCAAACTCAGGCAAAGCCAAAAGCGTTGCAGCAAAGCAACGTGTCAAAAGTTGCTGACCATGCCGCGAAGCAAAAAGCTGTCGAGGCTAGCAAGGCGACTCAGCAAGCTGCTAAGGTGGCACAGGAAGTGAAACAGAAGGCAGCAACTCCGCCGCCGCCAACTCCACGCAAATAAAGAATTATGGCTTCTGACACGATTGAAGAGATTCTGAGACGAAAGCAGGCTGAAAAGTCTGCGGTGCCTGCCTCCCAGCCGACAGAGCAGGAGGATAAGTTTTTCTCGATCCTGGTCGGTGAGACCAGCCAGGAGCATTTCTTTGAGATCCAGACTCGGGATGGGCTGCGCACCTGCTTTTCATATTCCGACATTATCTGGATTGTGTATGACCCGGATAATGGGCTGAACATCGAGTTTGGCGGCTATCTGGTAACGATAGAGGGGAGAGGGCTGGTGCCGAGGTTGTTTGATGGCATCAAACAGAAGCGAGTCGCCTGGGTGAAGGAAGCGGATCACGAGCTGCAGGACCATAAAGAGAACACGACTTTCATTTCCAAGATCACGATCACCCCGCCGAAGGGGTTTGCAGAAGACGAAGACGAAACCCCCTCCGAATAATGTTCAACTGGCGCTACATCAAAGCATTCCCCAAAGTCGCCTTGGTGCTTGGGGTCATCGGAATTAGCACGGCCATCTTCTCATGGTGGTGGCTGTTTGGCACTCCTGAAAAGCGAGAGCAGGCTGTGGTTCAAGAAACGAAAGCCAAGGAGGTTTTGGCAGAAAAGGTGGCTATTGTTGAGGAGAGAATTGACCGGCTTTTCCTGGCGGATGACGACCTCTTTGATGTCGATACAGGGGAGGTGCTGTTCAAGGACTGGATCTCTGAGGACAGACCCAAGGATCTGTTTTATGACAAGGAATCGAAGAAGCTGCTGGCGACTTTTCCCCGAGGAATCGCTCGCTACGGCATGGACGGAACCCAGGAGGCGGCTCTGAGCACTCGCTATACGGTGGGATTCACCGATGGGTTCAAGCAGGCCATGTATCCGAAAGCCAAGGATGTATGGATGGCGGATGTGGATCTCCAGGCGCTCAAGCTGGTCAATGAGCGTCAGGTAACGACGATGGGCATTTTTCTGGAGCAATATTTCGCCGAGAACCTGATCATGGCGACCGACAAGGTGATTGCGGTCCGGAATCTGAATCAGCAACTGCGGGTCAATTTGGAAACGGGCGAGGTGAAGCCGACTCGGATCCCGACTGATGGAATCCAAAAGAGGCGTTCACCTGATGGCAGGGTGCTGCTGGGTCAGCAGGGCAATGAAGTGTATCACTATGACGTGCAGACGGATGAGGTTCTCAAATTCCCGATTGGGAAAAGCCAGGTCAGAGATGCACAATGGATTGATGGTAATCGCTGTGCGCTGCTGGTGGATGGCAAAAGCCTTGCCATTTTCGACAGAACTACTGGCAAGTTGAAGACAGACAAAGCTCTGCCATTACCCTGCAAGGCTGTCATGGCCCCTTCACCGACCGGGCAGCGCATGTTCTGTGCAAGCAGTGCAGGATTGAGACTGCTGGATCTGAAAACGATGGAGTTTGAGGAGATGCCCGCCGGTGTGGACATGTTTGTCTGGCTTGATGATGAGACGCTGATGTATCCACGAAATGTGCCTGATTCGGGCCTGCGCGGAACTTGGTTCAAGAAGGTGGGCAAGCCAGAGCAACGCATCACAACTGAGCCGTGCCTTGTGGAGAGGAATGCTGGACCGGTATTTCTGGTGATGAAATCAGTGGGACAGGTCGTGTTTGTAACGCGACATGGTCTCAACCGAGTAAAACTGGATGGTAGCGATTTTGCGGAAGTTACAAAGACTACGCGTCCGCCGACTCGACTGCTCGGGATCAAAGAGTGGGGTTTGAAGCTTTGAGTTCAGTCTAAAATATAAAACGAGCGTCAGTTTAAAATCGCTCTTAGCGCGATCATTTCACATTGGGCCTCCAGTTTGTGATCCGATAGGAATTGGCGTTTTATGATTAGTTAATTTGCATAGTTACTTGAGAACATAAAATAGAGATTCATTGCTACAATTTGTATCAACTCTATAACTTGCTGTAACGCTGTTTGTGCAGGAGTCTGTAGATAACTTTTGTATCCATCCGGTGTAAGGTCTCCCGTCATCATATTTAGGGCGTGTTTTAAAACTGTACAAGTTCTAAAAATGGCCTAACAAGAGGGATGCACCTGCACCCAAAATACCAAGCCGTCGTTCCCAAACTGGCCGAGGTTATAAAATCCATAGATTCCTAAATACCAGAAGGAAGAGGAGGCTGGGCTCCGACCAGGTCGGCCTCTCAGTGATTTGAAGCTGGTCATCGCAGGTGTTCTGCACGTGCTCAAAGAAGGCGGCTCCTGGCGTGCTTTGGACGTCCCTGGCGTTGCCTGGGAAACTGTTTACGGCCACTTCCGCCGCTGGGCCAAGGCCGGTCTCTGGGATCAGGCCATGCAGCAGATGAAATGGCATGCAGGCAAGAACCTCGGCATGATTGACTCCACCCACATCAAGGTCCACCGCGACGGGGCCAACCCCGCCGGAGGCCAGGAACAACAGGCCATGAGCCGCACCAAGGGCGGACTCAACACGAAGCTGCATGCTGCGGTGGACGGGCGCTGCCAGCCACAAGCCTTGATTTTGACGGCAGGGACGGAAGCTGATGTCTTGCATGC
Coding sequences:
- a CDS encoding transposase, which gives rise to MKLVIAGVLHVLKEGGSWRALDVPGVAWETVYGHFRRWAKAGLWDQAMQQMKWHAGKNLGMIDSTHIKVHRDGANPAGGQEQQAMSRTKGGLNTKLHAAVDGRCQPQALILTAGTEADVLHA
- a CDS encoding ATP-dependent DNA helicase — its product is MAVDYATEKMFARNSVVEQRRLVAEALRYGVGQITPEQVWRELSRREMVVGKVKDTVLCTSLDVLAEEVALINFVRSGRGMCAAINKGGIHFGNEKLSAEQKGAVRHILGSTDQVIAIRGGAGVGKTTLMKEAAEQIEASGRRVFAFAPSAVASRETLQESGFVGANTVAHLLLNKNLQRQTRGQVIWIDEAGLLGAREMWELMQVAGSSTRIILTGDSGQHAPVARGDAFRLLQKYAGLKIAEVTEIRRQEGEVYKKAVAALSRGDLPNAFMSLDKLGAIIEVADDGERYRALAADYMELSRKGSPPLVVSPTHGESAKVTEAIREAKRGAGKLGDERSYIRLHNLQWESADKKRLENYREGQVIQFHQNAQGIRRGEIFSVTGRAENGITLVRSSTGREMPLPIKFAERFQVFEEREIRVGKGEQIRITRNGKSANDRRLNNGNVFTVEKIKKNGDIVLSNGAELDRNHGHFTYGYCQTSHSSQSKSVRDVLVAQSEDSFVASSREQFYVSVSRGKESIRIYTDSRLGLQEAVGNTATRQSALELAGISKRDISSMNSDLPNKQWREVVQSRKAEGEARSHVKNLLDARKQDVSKKDADMSWRQYVEMRRGLVSADGRSRSKGHPQGTEKKSVNLANKRRSFLRPTEQKTSTKEKMQAGRETNKKSPEVEKKPAPKAEKGEAKQATNPRQNRFVNAYKSAVSHFKEKTGWDKAAAPAKSANDNQQKKAAPAPTKTAAQGLAKPVQQTQAKPKALQQSNVSKVADHAAKQKAVEASKATQQAAKVAQEVKQKAATPPPPTPRK